In Cucurbita pepo subsp. pepo cultivar mu-cu-16 chromosome LG04, ASM280686v2, whole genome shotgun sequence, the following are encoded in one genomic region:
- the LOC111792426 gene encoding LOW QUALITY PROTEIN: OBERON-like protein (The sequence of the model RefSeq protein was modified relative to this genomic sequence to represent the inferred CDS: substituted 1 base at 1 genomic stop codon): MGASSGSNIHLQPASKMIPTRQQPRPEELQTSLSLVSSDPQLSPEVPRSNSEQVHDSPAESASSQETXPIGDGVMGKKMENGKADNDFVEQSVIHRLSSADKISLRDIARDRIEVIAEKMHRLPENFLENLKNELRTILDGNGSAQQRDEIFILQKLVQHRTDLTAKTLIRAHRVQLEILVAINTGIQAFLHPNISLSQTTLIEVYVYKRCRNIACQNQLPADDCACEICTSRNGFCNLCMCVICNKFDFEVNTCRWIGCDFCSHWSHTDCAIRDGKICVGSSARIGTGRTEMHFKCPACHRTSELLGWVRDVFQHCAPSWEQESLMKELDFVSRIFRGSEDHGGRKLFWKCEDLKEKMKSGVMDSTAACRAILMFFQENESDSISSLENGEGGRLAAPQEACSRITEVVQEVIRKMEIVANEKMRSWKKARMDVEAFNREVEDKAKEAAEIKLDRQRKKLQIEELEKIVRLKCAEADMFQLKANEAKREAERLQRISLAKTDKSEEDYASNYLKQRLNEAEAEKQYLLEKIKLQESSRASQSSGGAEASQMLMYSKIQDLLYNASKPDSATR; the protein is encoded by the exons ATGGGTGCATCGTCTGGTTCTAACATCCATCTCCAGCCTGCATCAAAGATGATTCCCACACGACAACAGCCACGACCTGAGGAACTACAAACGTCTCTTTCATTAGTTTCCTCGGACCCTCAACTGTCACCTGAAGTACCCCGATCTAATTCTGAACAAGTTCACGATTCTCCTGCTGAGAGTGCTAGTTCTCAGGAGACGTAGCCTATTGGCGATGGAGTGATGGGAAAGAAGATGGAAAATGGAAAGGCAGACAATGACTTTGTTGAACAGTCGGTGATTCATCGTCTTTCTAGTGCTGATAAAATCTCCCTTCGTGACATAGCAAGAGACAGAATTGAGGTAATCGCTGAAAAGATGCATCGCTTACCCGAgaattttctagaaaatttgaagaacgaGCTTCGAACTATTCTTGATGGGAACGGTAGTGCACAACAGAGAGATGAGATTTTTATTCTGCAGAAGCTTGTTCAGCATAGAACGGATTTAACTGCGAAGACCTTAATTAGAGCACATAGAGTGCAGCTTGAAATTCTAGTTGCAATCAATACTGGAATTCAGGCGTTCTTGCACCCAAATATCAGCCTCTCCCAGACTACGCTCATTGAGGTTTATGTGTATAAGAGATGTCGAAATATAGCTTGCCAAAACCAGCTTCCAGCCGATGATTGCGCTTGTGAGATATGTACTAGCCGAAATGGTTTCTGCAATCTCTGCATGTGTGTAATATGTAacaagtttgattttgaagttAACACGTGTCGTTGgattggttgtgatttctgCTCTCATTGGTCGCACACCGATTGTGCTATTCGTGATGGAAAGATCTGCGTGGGATCTTCTGCAAGAATTGGAACTGGACGAACTGAGATGCATTTCAAGTGTCCTGCTTGCCATCGGACATCCGAGCTACTTGGTTGGGTTCGAGATGTTTTTCAACATTGTGCTCCGTCCTGGGAACAGGAGTCTCTCATGAAGGAGCTTGATTTTGTCAGTAGGATCTTTCGCGGAAGTGAGGACCATGGAGGGAGAAAGCTTTTTTGGAAATGTGAAGATCtcaaagagaaaatgaagagtGGAGTAATGGATTCGACAGCAGCATGCCGAGCAATATTGATGTTTTTTCAAG AGAACGAGTCGGACTCTATCAGTAGCCTTGAAAATGGGGAAGGGGGTAGGTTAGCAGCCCCACAGGAAGCATGCAGCCGAATCACTGAAGTGGTGCAGGAGGttataagaaaaatggaaattgtTGCAAATGAGAAGATGAGAAGCTGGAAAAAGGCTCGTATGGATGTCGAGGCCTTTAACCGTGAGGTTGAAGATAAGGCCAAGGAAGCAGCTGAGATAAAGCTGGACCGACAACGAAAGAAGCTACAAATTGAAGAACTCGAGAAAATCGTTAGACTTAAATGTGCAGAAGCTGATATGTTCCAACTTAAGGCCAATGAGGCAAAACGAGAGGCCGAGAGGCTTCAGAGGATTTCTCTTGCCAAAACAGACAAGTCCGAAGAAGATTATGCTAGCAATTACTTAAAACAACGTCTGAACGAGGCCGAGGCCGAGAAGCAGTATTTGCTTGAGAAGATCAAGCTACAAGAAAGCTCAAGAGCTTCACAGAGCAGTGGTGGAGCTGAGGCCTCGCAGATGCTTATGTATTCAAAAATTCAAGATCTGCTCTATAATGCCTCTAAGCCAGATTCAGCTACTAGATGA
- the LOC111792513 gene encoding uncharacterized protein LOC111792513, translating to MASWFFVLLFLVGNARATTFNQTDLRAAMDDMRMKSYHGFVILLKILNSSHKNLLNSDITFFMPADQELSRAAISPDRIEEFVLSHSIPTRLVLSNLLHFPNGSLVPSSIPNRMISVTNCRKMGVCMNNAQIVTPNVCLNSAIRCHGISTTIAYDNTSFSDKKHSSAETIVQRNEKKGAKSLQYAAMKKNRPLH from the coding sequence ATGGCTTCCtggttttttgttcttctcttcttgGTTGGGAATGCTCGGGCGACGACTTTCAACCAAACCGACCTGCGAGCAGCCATGGATGACATGAGAATGAAATCTTACCATGGTTTTGTCATACTACTCAAGATCCTAAACAGCTCACATAAAAACTTGCTGAACTCGGATATAACGTTCTTCATGCCTGCTGATCAGGAACTTTCTCGAGCTGCTATTTCGCCTGACCGTATAGAAGAATTTGttcttagtcattctatcCCCACGAGATTAGTGCTCAGCAATCTCTTGCACTTCCCGAACGGAAGCCTGGTTCCATCAAGCATTCCGAACAGAATGATCAGCGTAACCAACTGCAGAAAAATGGGTGTATGTATGAACAATGCACAAATTGTCACCCCAAATGTGTGCTTAAACTCAGCCATAAGATGTCATGGTATAAGCACAACTATTGCATATGACAATACTTCTTTTTCAGACAAAAAGCATAGTTCAGCTGAAACAATAGTTCAGAGGAATGAGAAGAAAGGAGCGAAATCGTTACAGTATGCAGCAATGAAGAAGAACCGTCCGCTGCACTGA